The Streptomyces aurantiacus genome includes a region encoding these proteins:
- a CDS encoding bifunctional riboflavin kinase/FAD synthetase: MQRWRGLEDIPQDWGRSIVTIGSYDGVHRGHQLIISHAVERARGLGVPSVVVTFDPHPSEVVRPGSHPPLLAPHHRRAELMAELGVDALLILPFTTEFSKLSPADFVVKVLVDKLHAKAVVEGPNFRFGYKAAGNVAFLTEQGKTYDFEVDVVDLYVTGEAGGGEPFSSTLTRRLVAEGDLEGAHEILGRPHRVEGIVVRGAQRGRELGFPTANVETLPHTAIPADGVYAGWLHAQGEAMPAAISVGTNPQFDGTERTVEAYAIDRVGLDLYGLHVAVDFLAFVRGQAKFDSIEALLVAISDDVKRSRELIEAYDGGR, from the coding sequence GTGCAGCGCTGGCGTGGCTTGGAGGACATCCCCCAGGACTGGGGGCGCAGCATCGTCACCATCGGCTCGTACGACGGAGTCCACCGCGGACACCAGCTGATCATCAGCCATGCCGTGGAGCGGGCGCGTGGCCTGGGAGTTCCGTCCGTCGTCGTCACCTTCGACCCGCACCCGAGCGAGGTCGTCCGCCCCGGCAGCCATCCGCCGCTGCTCGCCCCGCACCACCGCCGTGCCGAGCTGATGGCCGAACTGGGCGTGGACGCGCTGCTCATCCTGCCCTTCACGACCGAGTTCTCGAAGCTGTCGCCCGCCGACTTCGTGGTGAAGGTCCTCGTCGACAAGCTGCACGCCAAGGCCGTCGTCGAGGGCCCCAACTTCCGCTTCGGTTACAAGGCCGCCGGCAACGTCGCCTTCCTCACCGAGCAGGGCAAGACGTACGACTTCGAGGTCGACGTGGTGGATCTGTACGTGACCGGCGAGGCCGGCGGCGGCGAGCCCTTCTCCTCGACCCTCACCCGGCGACTGGTCGCCGAGGGCGATCTCGAAGGGGCCCACGAGATCCTCGGCCGCCCGCACCGCGTCGAGGGCATCGTCGTCCGCGGCGCCCAGCGAGGCCGCGAACTCGGCTTCCCCACTGCCAACGTCGAGACCCTCCCGCACACCGCGATCCCCGCCGACGGCGTCTACGCGGGCTGGCTGCACGCGCAGGGCGAGGCGATGCCCGCCGCGATCTCCGTCGGCACGAACCCCCAGTTCGACGGCACCGAGCGCACGGTCGAGGCGTACGCCATCGACCGCGTGGGGCTCGACCTGTACGGCCTGCACGTGGCCGTCGACTTCCTGGCCTTCGTGCGCGGGCAGGCGAAGTTCGACTCCATCGAGGCGCTGCTCGTGGCGATCTCCGACGACGTCAAGCGGTCGCGGGAGTTGATCGAGGCGTACGACGGCGGGCGGTAG
- a CDS encoding trypsin-like peptidase domain-containing protein — translation MAGRGPRAGGRHQAPDAAREGPDRVGEAPDRSLVRICDLAGRPRGAGFVADHHGTVVTSHEAVDGLARLLLYVPAGNRTCLVTADSVTALPSLGLALVRCDGLGLHPLPITVRDSVETGRYVRIAAGGWREARVLGSSAVTYTATDRFHLLDTALELAIGTAGSDALRLGGGAAGGPVVDAATGAVVAVLGTALHSGRQVGGFAVPLSAGRPAPGGALAELLARNAATVPAYGDDLNLAGVLELTAAVPPPPGSEGLPHGVERPCAAREFTAFAQSPCTVLGLVGAPGSGRTTELAALAAGRGQGPEPAPTLWLRGADLLATDSSVADAARRALERAGRIVAATTATATTTATATAKAAADGDAMGAEAVTVPVRAGGSAHTPASAPGGPSVIAAEAEAEVAVSGDGAAGVEAGRGRGELPDIGPERLARLSVDAGRPLLLLLDNPEEMPPGLADRLPDWAAGTAVWLGEHGVRLVMACRDEYWERAGAAFPQELLYGARSGADEVPGGFPCVRLGDLEEDEAREARAWYGIPEGALDGADARHPLTLRLLSEVRAAMPGAPVGRTDRDQVFAAYLDLMCLRVAVRLATVNGLRGTAVRRLAARVSGQVHVAARRCLGPGEGELDRAAFETVFPWGPVPDRRLGGCAGWASAVLTEGLLMPAGDGYRFVHGEFADWLQGMHLDLDAALQALTRRHDTDRRDGPEHVAAVPRHRIGPVRQALLLLPGQQGHDHLTLRLRELLHAVDEPAALADDTDAESDVESDVESDADSGAGTGTGKEDGAWWPTRLLRDVLLGVPDATPYLGVLRHLAEHVVRWRAEGRAVPGEFGPGFWRRLPLPQAHRFDLLRRLVVADEAPPATRPRYLDAVSELLVADPAGVQPHLTHWFDDDRTLPATPDATVATAAQALLHTYRRRALDDLTEALADSGHARADELLDVLAEDEPSALCRAVDRWAHDERPARRAAAMTYGLRAAPHVRTDADRELLRYAALTLLTHPGDRALHGSALALLVRDPHTRARYLPQALARFRARDPRLPPSALVTALETHPDPVLAAFHDRLGEPDAGDALRTLAEVTTPAPARRVAALVRDVVARRPETAAHVAVYVERRLEQGHDARALLLPLVTGLLDDGGPRLRAALAEVFAAPGTPGSRPLRREFLDLLLTHERDPVVLDALVRAAAEGAVHNGEEYTRALIHSVGLLLVRTPDGATRFDRALVDLGRGVPGFAPLVIRWLTATPEDWSTVIGPSTGRTMENLAGARVPV, via the coding sequence ATGGCGGGACGGGGCCCGCGGGCCGGAGGCCGTCATCAGGCACCGGACGCCGCCCGGGAGGGGCCGGATCGCGTCGGGGAAGCACCGGACCGGTCCCTGGTGCGGATCTGCGACCTGGCCGGACGGCCGCGCGGCGCCGGGTTCGTCGCGGACCACCACGGCACGGTGGTCACCAGCCACGAGGCGGTCGACGGTCTCGCCCGTCTCCTTCTGTACGTCCCCGCCGGGAACCGCACCTGCCTGGTCACGGCCGACTCGGTCACCGCTCTCCCCTCCCTCGGCCTGGCCCTCGTCCGCTGTGACGGCCTGGGCCTCCACCCGCTCCCGATCACCGTCCGGGACTCCGTCGAGACCGGCAGGTACGTCCGTATCGCGGCGGGCGGCTGGCGGGAGGCCCGTGTGCTGGGCTCGTCCGCCGTGACGTACACGGCGACCGACCGCTTCCACCTCCTGGACACAGCGCTGGAGCTGGCGATCGGCACGGCCGGCAGCGACGCGCTGCGGCTCGGGGGCGGCGCGGCCGGGGGACCGGTCGTCGACGCGGCCACCGGTGCGGTGGTCGCCGTCCTGGGCACGGCACTTCACTCCGGGCGACAGGTCGGGGGCTTCGCCGTGCCGCTGTCCGCGGGCCGCCCGGCTCCCGGCGGTGCGCTGGCCGAGCTGCTGGCCCGCAACGCCGCGACGGTGCCCGCGTACGGGGACGACCTCAACCTCGCGGGCGTACTGGAACTGACGGCCGCGGTGCCACCCCCGCCGGGTTCCGAGGGACTTCCGCACGGCGTCGAACGGCCCTGTGCGGCAAGGGAGTTCACTGCCTTCGCCCAGAGCCCGTGCACCGTCCTGGGGCTCGTCGGCGCGCCCGGCAGCGGTCGTACGACGGAACTGGCGGCGCTGGCCGCCGGGCGGGGCCAGGGTCCCGAACCGGCCCCGACCCTGTGGTTGCGCGGAGCCGATCTGCTGGCCACCGACTCGTCGGTGGCCGACGCGGCGCGCAGGGCCCTGGAGCGGGCGGGACGGATCGTGGCGGCGACGACGGCGACAGCCACGACTACGGCGACGGCGACGGCTAAGGCGGCCGCGGATGGGGATGCGATGGGGGCTGAGGCCGTGACCGTTCCTGTGCGGGCAGGAGGTTCCGCGCATACGCCTGCGTCGGCGCCTGGTGGTCCGTCCGTGATCGCGGCCGAGGCCGAGGCCGAGGTCGCGGTCTCCGGTGACGGGGCGGCGGGCGTGGAGGCCGGGCGCGGGCGAGGAGAGCTCCCGGACATCGGTCCCGAGCGGCTGGCCCGTCTCTCCGTGGACGCCGGGAGGCCTCTCCTGCTGCTCCTCGACAACCCCGAGGAAATGCCGCCGGGTCTCGCCGACCGCCTGCCGGACTGGGCCGCCGGTACCGCCGTCTGGCTGGGGGAGCACGGGGTGCGTCTCGTCATGGCCTGCCGGGACGAGTACTGGGAGCGGGCAGGGGCCGCGTTCCCGCAGGAGCTGTTGTACGGGGCGCGGTCGGGCGCGGACGAGGTCCCCGGCGGGTTCCCCTGCGTCCGACTCGGGGACCTGGAGGAGGACGAGGCACGCGAGGCGCGGGCCTGGTACGGGATTCCGGAGGGGGCCCTGGACGGAGCCGACGCGCGGCACCCGCTGACGCTGCGGCTGCTGTCGGAGGTACGGGCCGCGATGCCCGGCGCCCCGGTCGGGAGGACGGACCGGGACCAGGTCTTCGCCGCCTACCTCGACCTGATGTGTCTACGGGTGGCCGTGCGGCTCGCGACGGTGAACGGGCTGCGGGGGACGGCGGTGCGGCGCCTCGCGGCCAGGGTCTCGGGGCAGGTGCACGTGGCCGCCCGGCGGTGTCTGGGCCCGGGGGAGGGGGAGCTGGACCGGGCGGCGTTCGAGACCGTGTTCCCGTGGGGCCCGGTGCCGGACCGGCGGCTGGGCGGATGCGCCGGATGGGCGTCCGCCGTGCTCACCGAGGGCCTGCTCATGCCCGCCGGGGACGGCTACCGCTTCGTCCACGGGGAGTTCGCCGACTGGCTCCAGGGCATGCACCTCGACCTGGACGCCGCGCTCCAGGCCCTGACGCGGCGCCACGACACCGACCGCCGGGACGGCCCCGAGCACGTCGCCGCCGTCCCACGCCACCGCATCGGCCCCGTACGGCAGGCGCTGCTTCTCCTGCCGGGGCAACAGGGACACGACCACCTCACCCTCCGGCTGCGCGAACTCCTCCACGCGGTCGACGAACCGGCCGCCCTGGCCGACGACACGGACGCGGAGTCGGACGTGGAGTCGGACGTGGAGTCGGACGCGGACTCCGGGGCCGGGACCGGAACCGGGAAGGAGGACGGGGCCTGGTGGCCCACCCGTCTCCTCAGGGACGTACTGCTCGGGGTGCCCGACGCGACCCCGTATCTCGGTGTGCTGCGGCATCTCGCCGAGCATGTGGTGAGGTGGCGGGCCGAAGGGCGTGCCGTGCCAGGGGAGTTCGGCCCCGGCTTCTGGCGCCGGCTGCCCCTGCCGCAGGCGCACCGCTTCGACCTGCTGAGGCGCCTCGTCGTCGCCGACGAGGCACCGCCGGCCACCCGACCGCGCTACCTGGACGCCGTGTCCGAGCTCCTCGTCGCCGACCCGGCCGGTGTTCAGCCGCACCTCACCCACTGGTTCGACGACGACCGCACGCTCCCCGCGACCCCTGACGCCACCGTCGCCACCGCCGCCCAGGCACTGCTCCACACTTACCGGCGCCGCGCCCTGGACGACCTGACCGAGGCGCTGGCCGACAGCGGGCACGCGCGCGCGGACGAGCTGCTGGACGTCCTCGCGGAGGACGAGCCGTCCGCCCTGTGCCGCGCGGTCGACCGCTGGGCGCACGACGAGCGCCCGGCCCGGCGAGCGGCGGCGATGACGTACGGGCTGCGCGCCGCGCCGCACGTACGCACCGACGCCGACCGGGAGCTGCTGCGCTATGCCGCCCTCACCCTGCTCACCCACCCCGGCGACCGCGCCCTGCACGGGAGCGCCCTGGCGCTGCTGGTCCGCGATCCGCACACCCGGGCCCGGTACCTGCCGCAGGCGCTGGCCCGCTTCAGGGCCCGCGACCCGCGGTTGCCCCCGAGCGCGCTGGTCACCGCGCTGGAGACGCACCCGGACCCGGTGCTGGCCGCGTTCCACGACCGCCTGGGGGAACCGGACGCCGGTGATGCGCTGCGCACCCTCGCCGAGGTCACGACACCCGCACCGGCCCGCCGTGTCGCCGCCCTCGTACGCGACGTCGTGGCGCGGCGCCCGGAGACGGCCGCGCACGTGGCGGTGTACGTCGAGCGTCGGCTCGAGCAGGGGCATGACGCCCGTGCCCTGCTCCTCCCCCTCGTGACGGGGCTGCTCGACGACGGCGGGCCGCGGTTGCGGGCCGCGCTCGCCGAGGTGTTCGCGGCACCGGGCACGCCCGGCTCACGCCCGCTGCGGCGCGAGTTCCTGGACCTCCTGCTGACGCACGAACGCGATCCGGTGGTCCTGGACGCGCTCGTACGGGCCGCCGCGGAGGGCGCCGTCCACAACGGCGAGGAGTACACCCGTGCCCTGATCCACAGCGTGGGCCTGCTGCTCGTACGCACCCCGGACGGTGCCACCCGCTTCGACCGAGCGCTCGTCGACCTCGGCCGCGGTGTCCCCGGTTTCGCTCCTCTCGTCATCCGCTGGCTGACCGCCACGCCCGAGGACTGGTCCACCGTGATCGGGCCCAGCACGGGTCGCACGATGGAGAACCTCGCGGGGGCACGGGTCCCCGTGTGA
- the truB gene encoding tRNA pseudouridine(55) synthase TruB, which produces MTQKQKTPDGLVIVDKPSGFTSHDVVAKMRGIAKTRRVGHAGTLDPMATGVLVLGVEKATKLLGHLALTEKEYLGTIRLGQNTLTDDAEGDLTSSTDASKVTRDAVDAGIAKLSGDIMQVPSKVSAIKIDGVRSYKRAREGEDFEIPARPVRISSFAVYDVREAVADDGTAVLDLVVSVVCSSGTYIRALARDLGADLGVGGHLTALRRTRVGPYKLDSARTLDQLQEELTVMPMAEAATAAFPRWDVDTRRAQLLTNGVRLEMPEEYAGAGAVGVFDPQGRFLALVEQQKGKAKSLAVFG; this is translated from the coding sequence ATGACGCAGAAGCAGAAGACGCCCGACGGCCTTGTCATCGTCGACAAGCCGTCGGGCTTCACTTCGCACGACGTGGTCGCCAAGATGCGCGGGATCGCGAAGACCCGCCGGGTCGGACACGCGGGCACCCTCGACCCCATGGCGACGGGCGTGCTCGTCCTCGGTGTCGAGAAGGCGACCAAGCTTCTCGGGCACCTCGCGCTGACCGAGAAGGAGTACCTGGGCACGATCCGGCTCGGGCAGAACACCCTGACGGACGACGCCGAGGGCGACCTCACCTCGTCGACCGACGCCTCCAAGGTGACGCGGGACGCCGTCGACGCCGGGATCGCCAAGCTCAGCGGCGACATCATGCAGGTGCCGTCCAAGGTCAGCGCCATCAAGATCGACGGCGTGCGCTCGTACAAGCGGGCCCGCGAGGGCGAGGACTTCGAGATCCCGGCCCGTCCGGTACGGATCTCCTCGTTCGCCGTGTACGACGTCCGGGAGGCCGTGGCCGACGACGGCACAGCCGTCCTGGACCTGGTCGTCTCCGTCGTCTGCTCGTCCGGTACGTACATCCGTGCCCTCGCCCGTGACCTGGGCGCCGACCTGGGTGTCGGCGGCCATCTGACGGCGCTGCGGCGCACCCGCGTCGGCCCGTACAAGCTCGACTCCGCCCGTACCCTCGACCAGCTCCAGGAGGAGCTGACCGTGATGCCGATGGCGGAGGCCGCCACCGCCGCGTTCCCCCGGTGGGACGTGGACACGAGGCGCGCGCAGCTGCTGACGAACGGCGTGCGGCTGGAGATGCCCGAGGAGTACGCCGGGGCCGGTGCCGTCGGGGTGTTCGATCCCCAGGGCCGGTTCCTGGCGCTGGTGGAGCAGCAGAAGGGCAAGGCCAAGAGCCTCGCGGTGTTCGGCTGA
- the rbfA gene encoding 30S ribosome-binding factor RbfA, translated as MADNARAKRLADLIREVVAKKLQRGIKDPRLGSHVTITDTRVTGDLREATVFYTVYGDDQQRAEAAAGLESAKGVLRSAVGAAAGVKFTPTLTFMADALPDTAKTIEDLLDKARAKDAEVREVSAGAAFAGDADPYKKPDDEPDDDTDGDETDGDAAK; from the coding sequence GTGGCCGACAACGCGCGGGCGAAGAGGCTGGCGGACCTCATCCGAGAGGTGGTGGCCAAGAAGCTGCAGCGCGGGATCAAGGACCCGCGGCTCGGTTCGCATGTGACCATCACGGACACCCGGGTCACCGGGGACCTCCGGGAGGCGACCGTCTTCTACACGGTGTACGGGGACGACCAGCAGCGTGCCGAGGCCGCCGCGGGCCTGGAGAGCGCCAAGGGCGTGCTCCGCTCGGCGGTCGGCGCGGCGGCGGGCGTGAAGTTCACGCCGACGCTCACCTTCATGGCGGACGCCCTGCCGGACACCGCCAAGACCATCGAGGATCTGCTCGACAAGGCACGGGCCAAGGACGCCGAGGTGCGCGAGGTCTCGGCCGGCGCCGCCTTCGCCGGTGACGCCGACCCGTACAAGAAGCCGGACGACGAGCCCGACGACGACACGGACGGCGACGAGACGGACGGCGACGCCGCTAAATGA
- a CDS encoding DUF503 domain-containing protein, translating into MYVGTLSFDLLLGDVRSLKEKRSVVRPIVAELQRKYAVSAAEVDLMDLHRRAVIGLAVVSGDTGHLTDVLDRCERLVAGRPEVELLSVRRRLHGEDDD; encoded by the coding sequence ATGTACGTGGGGACTCTGTCCTTCGATCTCCTCCTCGGCGACGTACGGTCGCTGAAGGAGAAACGCTCCGTCGTCCGCCCCATCGTGGCCGAACTCCAACGCAAGTACGCGGTGAGCGCGGCGGAGGTGGATCTCATGGACCTCCATCGCAGGGCCGTCATCGGACTGGCGGTGGTCTCCGGGGACACCGGGCACCTGACCGACGTACTGGACCGGTGCGAGCGCCTGGTCGCCGGGCGTCCCGAGGTGGAGCTGCTGTCCGTGAGGCGGCGGCTGCACGGGGAAGACGACGACTGA
- the infB gene encoding translation initiation factor IF-2 → MAKVRVYELAKEFGVESKVVMAKLQELGEFVRSASSTIEAPVVRKLTDALQQGNGGGKPAPRKAAPARPGAPSPAQAARPGPAAPRPPAPKPAAAETPASPAAPATGARPTPGPKPAPKPAPASPAPAAPEFTAPPAAPAAQAPAAPAPAANPRPAGARPGAPKPGVRPAGPAQGGQGGPGQGRGERSDRGDRGDRQGAPRPGGQGTRPGGRPAGPRPGNNPFTSGGSTGMARPQAPRPGGARPGPGGPGGAGAPGAPRPQGAGQDRGPRPQGGPGGAPRPGGGPGGNRPSPGGMPRPQGGPGGAPRPGGGPGGNRPNPGMMPQRPAAGSPRPGGGPGGRGPGGGGGRPGGGGGGGRPGGGGFAGRPAGPGGGGGGFAGRPGGPGGGGGGFAGRPGGGGGGRPGFGGRPGGPGGRGGTQGAFGRPGGPARRGRKSKRQRRQEYEAMQAPSVGGVMLPRGNGQSVRLSRGASLTDFAEKIGANPASLVGVMMNLGEMVTATQSVSDETLKLLADEMNFVLEIVSPEEEDRELLESFDIEFGEDEGDEEDLVVRPPVVTVMGHVDHGKTRLLDTIRKTNVVAGEAGGITQHIGAYQVATEVNGEERRITFIDTPGHEAFTAMRARGAKSTDIAILVVAANDGVMPQTIEALNHAKAADVPIVVAVNKIDVEGADPTKVRGQLTEFGLVAEEYGGDTMFVDISAKQGLNIESLLEAVVLTADASLDLRANPEQDAQGIAIESHLDRGRGAVSTVLVQRGTLRIGDTMVVGDAYGRVRAMLDDNGKNVEEAGPSTPVLVLGLTNVPGAGDNFLVVDEDRTARQIAEKRAARERNANFARRGVRFSLENLDEALKAGLVQELNLIIKGDASGSVEALESSLLQLDVGEEVDIRVLHRGVGAVTESDIDLATGSDAIVIGFNVRAAGRAAQMAEREGVDVRYYSVIYQAIEEIEAALKGMLKPEYEEVELGTAEIREVFRSSKLGNIAGVLVRSGEVKRNTKARLLRDGKVIAESLNISGLRRFKDDVTEIREGFEGGINLGNFNDIKIDDVIATYEMREKPRG, encoded by the coding sequence GTGGCTAAGGTCCGGGTATACGAACTCGCCAAGGAGTTCGGGGTGGAGAGCAAGGTCGTCATGGCCAAGCTCCAAGAACTCGGTGAATTTGTCCGTTCGGCGTCCTCGACGATCGAGGCGCCCGTAGTACGCAAGCTGACCGACGCCCTGCAGCAGGGCAACGGCGGCGGCAAGCCCGCCCCGCGCAAGGCCGCACCGGCCAGGCCGGGTGCCCCCTCTCCCGCGCAGGCCGCCCGTCCGGGTCCGGCAGCACCGCGCCCGCCGGCCCCGAAGCCGGCCGCCGCGGAGACGCCCGCGTCCCCGGCGGCTCCGGCCACCGGTGCGCGTCCGACGCCGGGCCCCAAGCCCGCGCCGAAGCCCGCCCCGGCCTCTCCGGCCCCGGCTGCGCCCGAGTTCACGGCGCCGCCCGCGGCTCCCGCCGCTCAGGCTCCGGCAGCCCCGGCCCCGGCGGCGAACCCGCGTCCGGCCGGTGCCCGTCCCGGTGCCCCGAAGCCCGGTGTCCGTCCGGCCGGCCCCGCACAGGGCGGTCAGGGTGGTCCCGGTCAGGGCCGTGGCGAGCGCAGTGACCGCGGCGACCGCGGTGACCGTCAGGGCGCCCCGCGTCCCGGTGGCCAGGGCACGCGTCCCGGCGGTCGTCCCGCCGGCCCGCGCCCGGGCAACAACCCGTTCACCTCTGGTGGCTCCACCGGCATGGCGCGCCCGCAGGCGCCCCGTCCGGGCGGCGCCCGTCCCGGTCCCGGTGGGCCCGGCGGCGCCGGTGCCCCGGGCGCTCCGCGTCCCCAGGGCGCGGGCCAGGACCGTGGTCCCCGTCCGCAGGGTGGTCCCGGTGGCGCTCCGCGTCCCGGCGGCGGCCCCGGCGGCAACCGTCCGAGCCCGGGCGGCATGCCCCGTCCGCAGGGTGGTCCCGGTGGCGCTCCGCGTCCCGGCGGCGGCCCCGGCGGCAACCGTCCCAACCCCGGCATGATGCCGCAGCGTCCCGCTGCGGGCAGCCCGCGTCCCGGCGGTGGCCCTGGTGGCCGCGGTCCCGGTGGCGGCGGTGGCCGTCCCGGTGGCGGTGGTGGCGGCGGTCGTCCCGGTGGCGGCGGTTTCGCCGGCCGTCCGGCCGGTCCCGGTGGCGGTGGCGGCGGTTTCGCCGGTCGTCCCGGTGGTCCCGGTGGCGGTGGCGGCGGTTTCGCCGGTCGTCCGGGTGGCGGCGGTGGCGGTCGTCCCGGCTTCGGTGGTCGTCCCGGTGGTCCGGGTGGCCGTGGTGGCACGCAGGGCGCCTTCGGCCGTCCCGGCGGTCCCGCGCGTCGTGGCCGCAAGTCGAAGCGGCAGAGGCGCCAGGAGTACGAGGCCATGCAGGCCCCGTCGGTCGGCGGCGTCATGCTGCCTCGCGGCAACGGACAGTCCGTCCGCCTGTCGCGCGGTGCCTCGCTCACCGACTTCGCCGAGAAGATCGGCGCCAACCCGGCGTCGCTCGTCGGCGTGATGATGAACCTCGGTGAGATGGTCACTGCCACGCAGTCCGTCTCCGACGAGACGCTGAAGCTCCTCGCGGACGAGATGAACTTCGTCCTCGAGATCGTCAGCCCCGAGGAGGAGGACCGCGAGCTGCTCGAGTCCTTCGACATCGAGTTCGGTGAGGACGAGGGCGACGAGGAGGACCTGGTGGTCCGCCCGCCGGTCGTGACCGTCATGGGTCACGTCGACCACGGTAAGACCCGACTGCTCGACACCATCCGCAAGACGAACGTCGTCGCGGGCGAGGCCGGCGGCATCACCCAGCACATCGGTGCGTACCAGGTGGCCACCGAGGTCAACGGTGAAGAGCGCAGGATCACCTTCATCGACACCCCGGGTCACGAGGCGTTCACCGCCATGCGTGCCCGTGGTGCCAAGTCGACCGACATCGCGATCCTCGTGGTGGCGGCCAACGACGGTGTGATGCCCCAGACGATCGAGGCGCTGAACCACGCCAAGGCGGCCGACGTGCCGATCGTGGTCGCGGTCAACAAGATCGACGTCGAGGGTGCGGACCCGACCAAGGTGCGCGGTCAGCTCACCGAGTTCGGTCTGGTGGCCGAGGAGTACGGCGGCGACACGATGTTCGTCGACATCTCCGCCAAGCAGGGCCTCAACATCGAGAGCCTGCTGGAGGCCGTGGTCCTCACCGCGGACGCCTCGCTCGACCTGCGGGCCAACCCGGAGCAGGACGCGCAGGGCATCGCGATCGAGTCCCACCTCGACCGTGGCCGTGGTGCCGTCTCGACGGTCCTGGTCCAGCGCGGCACGCTGCGCATCGGCGACACGATGGTGGTCGGCGACGCGTACGGCCGTGTCCGGGCGATGCTCGACGACAACGGCAAGAACGTCGAGGAAGCGGGTCCGTCGACCCCCGTCCTGGTCCTGGGTCTCACCAACGTCCCCGGCGCCGGCGACAACTTCCTGGTCGTCGACGAGGACCGCACGGCGCGTCAGATCGCCGAGAAGCGCGCGGCGCGTGAGCGCAACGCCAACTTCGCCCGGCGCGGAGTCCGGTTCTCCCTGGAGAACCTGGACGAGGCCCTCAAGGCCGGTCTGGTGCAGGAACTCAACCTCATCATCAAGGGCGACGCGTCCGGTTCGGTGGAGGCTCTCGAGTCCTCGCTGCTCCAGCTCGACGTCGGCGAAGAGGTCGACATCCGCGTCCTGCACCGCGGCGTGGGTGCGGTCACCGAGTCGGACATCGACCTGGCGACCGGCTCCGACGCGATCGTCATCGGCTTCAACGTCCGCGCTGCGGGCCGCGCGGCGCAGATGGCGGAGCGCGAGGGCGTCGACGTCCGCTACTACTCGGTGATCTACCAGGCCATCGAGGAGATCGAAGCGGCCCTCAAGGGCATGCTCAAGCCGGAGTACGAAGAGGTCGAGCTCGGTACGGCGGAGATCCGCGAGGTCTTCCGCTCGTCCAAGCTGGGCAACATCGCCGGTGTGCTGGTCCGCTCCGGCGAGGTCAAGCGCAACACCAAGGCGCGGTTGCTGCGCGATGGCAAGGTCATCGCGGAGAGCCTCAACATCTCCGGTCTGCGTCGCTTCAAGGACGATGTCACCGAGATCCGCGAAGGGTTCGAGGGCGGTATCAACCTCGGAAACTTCAACGACATCAAGATCGACGACGTCATCGCGACGTACGAGATGCGCGAGAAGCCGCGCGGCTAG
- a CDS encoding YlxR family protein encodes MSGRTHARACPERTCVGCRERAAKTDLLRTVAAEGECVPDPRGTLPGRGAYVHPALVCLDLAVRRRAFTRALRAPGALDTKALRHYVERQTVAEQATP; translated from the coding sequence GTGTCTGGCCGGACGCATGCCCGAGCATGCCCTGAACGCACCTGTGTGGGGTGCCGGGAGCGAGCGGCCAAGACCGATCTGCTGCGTACCGTTGCGGCCGAGGGCGAATGCGTCCCCGATCCGCGCGGTACGCTGCCCGGCCGGGGTGCGTACGTACACCCCGCCCTGGTCTGTCTCGACCTGGCGGTCCGCCGCCGGGCGTTCACGAGGGCGCTGCGTGCCCCGGGAGCGCTCGACACAAAGGCGTTGCGCCATTACGTCGAGCGACAGACAGTTGCTGAGCAGGCAACACCGTAA